The following proteins are encoded in a genomic region of Pyrus communis chromosome 11, drPyrComm1.1, whole genome shotgun sequence:
- the LOC137707751 gene encoding probable phospholipid-transporting ATPase 8: MTEGRRRRGIHFSKLYSFSCIRSPFVDSHPQIGERGYSRVVHCNEPDSPEALQLRYGGNYVSTTKYTAANFIPKSLFEQFRRVANIYFLVVACVSFSPLAPFKAVSVLAPLLVVIGATMAKEAVEDWRRRKQDIEANNRKVRVYGRNYAFYETRWKKLRVGDIVKVHKDEYFPADLLLLSSSYEDGICYVETMNLDGETNLKLKHALEVTSHLQDEKSLENFKAVIKCEDPNENLYSFVGTLFYDGKPYPLSLQQMLLRDSKLKNTEYVYGVVVFTGHDTKVMQNATDPPSKRSKIERKMDKIIYILFSTLVVIAFTGSVFFGINTRRDISGGKMRRWYLRPDHTTVFYDPKRAALAAFFHFLTALMLYGYLIPISLYVSIEIVKVLQSIFINQDREMYYEEMDRPAHARTSNLNEELGQVDMILSDKTGTLTCNSMEFIKCSIAGTAYGHGITEVERALANRRDGVDRLHETGNVSSDVLDSASYNVDSGKSIKGFNFRDERIMNGQWVNEAHSDIIQKFFRVLAICHTAIPVVDKASGEITYEAESPDEAAFVIAARELGFEFFERTQTSISLHELDFESGRKVDREYELLHVLEFSSSRKRMSVIVRSPENKLLLLCKGADSAILERLAKDGRQFEDQTKEHIHRYAEAGLRTLVIAYRELGVEEFEIWAKEFVKAKASVTEDRDVLVDGVADKIERDLFLLGVTAVEDKLQKGVPECINKLAQAGIKIWVLTGDKMETAVNIGYACSLLRQDMKRIVISLDSPDIKALEKQGDKEAVEQASVASIREQIREGILQINEAKQSPNQAKSFGLVIDGKSLEFCLKKDVKNSFFELAITCASVICCRSTPKQKALVTRLVKLGTGKITLSVGDGANDVGMLQEADIGVGISGVEGMQAVMASDFAIAQFRFLERLLLVHGHWCYRRISMMICYFFYKNITFGFTLFWFEAHASFSGQPAYNDWYMSFYNVFFTSLPVIALGVFDQDVSARLCLKYPSLYLEGVENILFSWPRILGWMVNGVLSSIIIFFFTTNSMIGQALRKDGKVVDYEVLGVTMYSCVVWVVNCQMALSINYFTWIQHFFIWGSIAFWYIFLVIYGSVSPSVSTTAHRVLVEACAPSPLFWVVTLLVTICTLLPYFSYRAFQTRFKPMRHDVIQQERLNGSDNETSGELPLRFSSKLQHLKQRLRERRS; this comes from the exons ATGACGGAAGGGCGGAGGAGGAGAGGGATACATTTTAGCAAACTGTATTCGTTTTCATGTATTCGATCTCCTTTCGTTGATAGTCATCCCCAAATCGGGGAAAGAGGGTACTCGAGGGTGGTGCATTGTAATGAGCCGGATAGTCCGGAGGCGCTTCAGTTGAGATACGGGGGAAATTATGTTTCGACTACCAAGTATACGGCAGCGAATTTCATTCCCAAGTCTTTGTTTGAGCAGTTTAGGAGGGTTGCcaatatatattttcttgttgTAGCTTGTGTCTCGTTTAGTCCGTTGGCACCTTTTAAAGCTGTTAGTGTTCTTGCACCGTTGTTAGTGGTGATTGGAGCTACTATGGCTAAGGAAGCTGTTGAAGATTGGCGGCGAAGAAAACAG GACATTGAGGCAAACAATCGAAAGGTTAGAGTTTATGGTAGGAATTATGCATTCTATGAGACCAGATGGAAGAAACTCCGGGTTGGTGATATTGTGAAGGTCCACAAGGATGAGTACTTTCCTGCTGATCTTCTGTTACTTTCGTCAAGCTATGAGGACGGAATTTGCTATGTTGAAACTATGAACCTTGATGGAGAAACTAATTTGAAATTGAAGCATGCATTGGAGGTGACATCTCATCTTCAGGATGAAAAATCCTTGGAAAACTTTAAAGCGGTGATCAAGTGTGAGGACCCAAATGAAAATCTGTATTCATTTGTTGGGACTTTGTTCTATGATGGAAAGCCTTACCCGCTTTCCTTACAACAGATGCTCTTAAGAGACTCTAAGCTGAAAAACACTGAATATGTCTATGGTGTTGTTGTCTTTACCGGTCACGACACAAAAGTGATGCAGAATGCGACAGATCCTCCTTCAAAGAGAAGCAAAATCGAGAGGAAAATGGATAAGATAATCTACATTCTTTTCAGTACTCTTGTTGTGATAGCCTTTACTGGATCTGTCTTTTTTGGAATCAACACTAGACGAGATATAAGTGGTGGAAAAATGAGAAGGTGGTATCTTCGTCCAGATCATACAACTGTATTTTATGACCCCAAAAGAGCAGCACTTGCGGCTTTTTTCCATTTCTTGACTGCCCTTATGTTGTATGGATATTTAATACCAATATCTTTATATGTGTCGATTGAGATTGTGAAGGTATTACAGAGTATATTCATTAACCAAGATCGGGAAATGTATTACGAGGAAATGGATAGGCCGGCTCATGCACGCACATCTAATCTGAATGAGGAACTTGGTCAGGTTGATATGATACTTTCTGACAAAACAGGCACACTGACATGTAATTCCATGGAGTTCATTAAATGTTCGATAGCAGGCACTGCGTATGGCCATGGTATAACAGAAGTGGAGAGGGCACTGGCAAACAGAAGGGACGGAGTTGATAGACTGCATGAAACTGGTAATGTATCATCTGATGTTTTAGATAGTGCTAGTTATAATGTTGACTCTGGAAAGTCAATAAAGGGTTTCAACTTTAGAGACGAGCGCATCATGAATGGGCAGTGGGTTAATGAAGCTCATTCAGATATCATACAGAAATTTTTTCGGGTTTTAGCAATCTGTCATACAGCCATTCCAGTCGTTGATAAAGCATCAGGAGAAATAACCTATGAAGCAGAGTCACCAGATGAAGCAGCTTTTGTCATAGCTGCCAGGGAGCTTGGGTTTGAGTTTTTCGAAAGGACACAAACAAGCATATCATTGCATGAGTTGGATTTTGAAAGTGGGAGGAAGGTTGATAG GGAATACGAGCTTCTTCACGTCTTGGAGTTCAGCAGTTCTCGCAAAAGGATGTCAGTAATTGTAAGGAGtccagaaaataaattattgctCCTTTGCAAGGGTGCAGACAG TGCGATTCTGGAAAGGCTTGCAAAAGATGGGCGGCAGTTTGAGGATCAGACCAAGGAGCACATTCATAGATATGCTGAAGCAGGTTTACGAACCTTGGTGATTGCATACCGCGAGCTTGGTGTAGAAGAATTTGAAATATGGGCGAAGGAGTTTGTGAAGGCTAAAGCTTCTGTAACCGAAGATCGAGATGTACTGGTGGACGGAGTTGCTGATAAGATTGAAAGGGACTTATTTCTGCTTGGTGTGACAGCTGTTGAAGACAAACTGCAAAAGGGG GTGCCTGAATGTATCAATAAGCTTGCCCAAGCTGGGATTAAGATATGGGTATTGACGGGGGATAAGATGGAAACTGCAGTTAACATTGG GTATGCTTGCAGTTTACTTAGACAAGATATGAAACGGATTGTCATCAGTCTCGATTCACCAGACATAAAAGCCTTGGAGAAACAAGGGGATAAAGAGGCAGTTGAGCAG GCTTCTGTTGCAAGCATAAGGGAGCAAATTAGAGAAGGCATTTTGCAAATTAATGAAGCTAAACAAAGTCCGAATCAAGCTAAATCGTTTGGCTTGGTAATTGATGGGAAGTCCTTGGAATTTTGTCTCAAGAAGGATGTCAAAAATTCGTTTTTTGAGCTTGCAATTACTTGTGCTTCTGTTATATGCTGCCGCTCTACGCCCAAACAGAAGGCTCTT GTTACGAGATTGGTAAAACTCGGAACAGGTAAAATAACACTTTCTGTTGGTGACGGTGCAAATGACGTTGGCATGCTTCAAGAAGCTGATATTGGAGTTGGCATTAGTGGTGTTGAGGGGATGCAG GCGGTGATggcaagtgattttgcaattgcTCAATTCCGTTTTCTGGAGCGTCTCTTGCTTGTACATGGGCACTGGTGCTATAGGCGCATATCAATGATG ATATGCTACTTCTTCTACAAGAACATTACATTTGGGTTTACTCTGTTTTGGTTTGAGGCCCATGCTTCTTTCTCCGGTCAGCCTGCTTACAACGACTGGTACATGTCATtctacaatgtcttcttcacaTCACTCCCTGTAATTGCTCTTGGCGTCTTCGATCAGGATGTTTCTGCGCGGTTATGCCTCAAG TATCCTTCCTTGTATCTGGAGGGAGTAGAGAATATCCTCTTCAGCTGGCCACGAATACTCGGTTGGATGGTTAATGGCGTTTTGAGCTCCATaattatcttcttcttcaccaCCAATTCCATGATTGGCCAAGCTCTCCGAAAAGACGGTAAAGTAGTTGACTATGAAGTCCTAGGGGTCACAATGTACTCTTGCGTAGTTTGGGTCGTAAATTGCCAAATGGCACTCTCCATCAACTACTTCACCTGGATCCAGCACTTCTTCATCTGGGGCAGTATCGCCTTCTGGTATATATTCTTAGTGATATACGGCTCTGTCTCACCAAGCGTATCCACAACAGCACACAGAGTTCTCGTCGAAGCCTGTGCTCCCAGTCCTCTGTTTTGGGTGGTCACCCTTCTCGTTACTATCTGTACTTTGCTGCCGTATTTCTCATACAGGGCTTTCCAGACGCGGTTCAAACCAATGCGTCACGATGTAATACAACAGGAACGATTAAATGGCTCAGACAACGAGACTTCCGGTGAATTGCCTCTGAGATTCAGTAGCAAACTGCAGCACCTGAAGCAGAGATTGAGGGAAAGAAGGTCGTGA